A genomic stretch from Cardiocondyla obscurior isolate alpha-2009 linkage group LG10, Cobs3.1, whole genome shotgun sequence includes:
- the Srrm1 gene encoding serine/arginine repetitive matrix protein 1 isoform X1: MMYTGTTASQDTRFSDKEKKLLKQMKFGDSLTQKVDMSKVKLDVIKPWITTKITQILGMEDDVVVEFVYNQLEEKFPDPRKMQINLTGFLNGRNARSFMGELWDLLVSAQESVTGIPEAFLQQKKDQIKKRLEEQEKLQASLAEKEKEKEREKEKDDADSKIKKEEKDRGSSKERRRDRSRDRDRDRSKRSRSRDRHRDRDRSSRKRRSVSRSPSKNSKDNGKDMPEPKIEREDSPQPENAIPLMPVKTKPEAAVAISRLQAKLMSIADGKKKNNRTPSPESLEKSTRKSRSTSKSPTIRSKKSRTKSPSRDSKTRRSRSPASKSRRSRSKSRSRRSRSKSRRSKSRSQDRTKSKRSKSKSPRSRSQSRSKKSRSKSEDRSKSRKSRSDSSDSRSSKSRSKSPEKQKDNGDNRKRNNSTSSSSDSEEEKNAKDKNDFEIRKKKDGVQAKRSYRKTNKDDSGSDSDSSRDRKSAPKRRSPSPRKDRGRSKDRDRNRSRDRSQDRSRDRSRDRSRDRNRRRSLDRDRDRRRERERERERERERLDRYSGSRSMRPPSVRRPPNRRSPPRRSPARYRRRSPSPDDRRRRRSLDRRRRSSERRDRRRSPDRRGSRRSPDGRDRSSRYDRSSSRDRSSRRDRSRDRRDKDRRSRSKDRRSRSKDQRSSVDRSRDGKRSPDRSKGTKDKAKDRKVDEKTKRPPDTGSRKELRNGRSKSSSSESSESSSSSNEDELLRKSVERKASQEKREKEREHADDAKKKEKEKIAKEELKRPEKEVKKTEPVIAKKPETSVSPKKLQTISLPVTRHRFSKSLSRTPSPFKKTEDIVAVAAKIKQTKEDTKDESPLKVEDVNFIPGDTFPLKKDDKFLKSTKLVIEDKKSTQKQLEPLSKKPIEVTKKTKREKRDDSTDSEDSDGEGKKKARKIEKSKKSKKTSTDEDKSDKSKAGSSSDSEDDRKHSDKNKKVRDTSRTDSIDDRNKDRKDSRKREVVENDSRKRSRKEIEEELKKSKRSRRDSSSGEEEQKSKRGRNEDDRSRSRKSKKDSSSDEEPKKVKKRRETSSDDEKSRSRKSRKDSTSEDESKAKSKKSKRDSSSEEDDLGDKDLKKKRKVDDSSDDEKVKKKRKKKAKTSTSESEESEVEEKKKKKEKKHKKHKKHKKHRKHKKKKVADSDESDVSEGNTEELEKKLREKALKSMKKGHSIERSD; the protein is encoded by the exons ATGATGTACACA GGGACAACTGCTTCGCAGGACACCAGGTTCAGCGACAAAGAGAAGAAGCTTTTAAAGCAAATGAAATTTGGAGATTCATTGACACAAAAa GTGGATATGAGTAAAGTAAAACTTGATGTGATTAAGCCATGGATTACAACAAAGATCACACAGATTTTGGGAATGGAAGACGACGTGGTGGTAGAGTTTGTGTATAATCAGCTTGAGGAGAAG tttCCTGACCCCCGAAAAATGCAGATCAACCTGACAGGCTTCCTGAACGGTAGGAATGCCCGTTCTTTCATGGGTGAATTATGGGACCTTTTGGTCTCTGCTCAAGAAAGTGTTACGGGCATTCCCGAAGCATTcttacaacaaaaaaaagatcaaattaaaaaacgtttg GAAGAACAAGAAAAACTTCAAGCATCGCTggcagaaaaagagaaagaaaaggagcgtgaaaaggaaaaggatGACGCtgacagtaaaataaaaaaggaagaaaaagatagaggCTCATCAAAAGAACGTAGAAGAGATCGAAGTAGAGATCGTGATAGAGACAG gAGCAAAAGAAGCCGATCCCGTGATCGACACAGAGATCGTGATCGATCAAGTCGTAAAAGAAGATCTGTTTCAAGATCGCCCAGTAAAAATTCGAAGGATAACGGAAAAGATATGCCTGAACCTAAGATCGAACGAGAAGATTCGCCACAACCAGAAAATGCTATACCTTTGATGCCTGTTAAAACCAAACC AGAAGCTGCAGTAGCAATATCAAGATTGCAAGCCAAGTTGATGAGTATTGCTgatggaaaaaagaagaataatcGTACACCCTCGCCAGAATCGTTGGAGAAATCAACAAGGAAATCACGATCTACATCTAAATCACCGACAATTCGTTCGAAGAAATCTAGAACAAAGTCACCAAGTCGAGATTCTAAAACACGTCGATCACGATCGCCTGCTTCGAAATCGAGACGATCTCGTTCTAAATCGAGATCTAGGAGATCTCGATCTAAATCTAGAAGATCTAAGTCGCGCTCTCAGGATCGTACTAAATCCAAGCGGAGCAAATCTAAATCACCGAGATCACGCTCACAATCGCGATCTAAAAAATCTAGATCCAAGAGTGAAGACAGAAGTAAGTCAAGAAAATCGAGATCTGATTCAAGTGATTCGAGATCGTCCAAATCGCGTTCGAAATCTCCGGAGAAACAAAAAGACAATGGAGATAATAGAAAACGCAATAATAGTACGAGCAGTAGTTCTGATTccgaagaagagaaaaatgcGAAAGATAAAAACGACTTTGAGATACGAAAGAAGAAGGATGGTGTGCAGGCTAAGAGATCTTATAGGAAAACCAATAAAGACGATAGTGGTAGTGATAGCGACTCTAGTCGAGACAGAAAATCAGCTCCTAAACGAAGAAGTCCTTCGCCACGTAAGGACAGAGGTCGATCTAAAGATAGAGACAGAAACAGATCACGAGACAGATCGCAAGATAGATCACGAGATAGATCGCGTGATAGATCACGCGATAGAAACCGaag AAGATCATTGGACCGGGATCGCGATAGGAGGAGAGAACGGGAACGCgaaagggagagggagagagaaagattggACCGATACAGCGGTAGCCGCAGCATGCGACCACCTTCAGTGCGTAGACCACCTAATAGGCGCAG TCCCCCACGTAGAAGTCCGGCGAGATATCGTCGTAGATCACCGAGCCCTGACGATAGACGTCGTAGGAGATCGCTGGATCGTCGAAGGCGGTCGTCGGAAAGACGTGATAGGCGTCGTTCGCCAGATCGACGTGGAAGTCGGCGTTCACCAGATGGACGGGATCGATCGAGCAGGTACGATAGATCTTCCTCACGCGACAGATCAAGTAGACGAGATCGCTCCAGAGATCGGCGGGATAAAGATCGTAGATCTAGATCTAAAGATCGTAGATCGAGATCCAAGGATCAAAGGTCATCGGTGGATCGTTCGAGAGATGGAAAGCGATCTCCCGATCGTTCAAAGGGTACCAAGGATAAGGCAAAGGACAGGAAAGTGGATGAGAAAACTAAAAGACCACCTGATACAGGATCGCGAAAAGAATTGCGAAATGGCCGGTCTAAATCGAGTAGCTCGGAAAGTAGCGAGAGTAGTTCCTCTAGCAATGAGGATGAGTTACTTAG AAAATCAGTCGAGCGCAAAGCATCGCaggaaaaacgagaaaaggaACGTGAACATGCAGATGATGccaagaagaaagaaaaggagaaaattgCGAAAGAGGAACTTAAGCGACCGGAGAAGGAAGTTAAGAAGACAGAACCCGTCATTGCAAAAAAGCCTGAAACCAGCGTTTCTCCTAAGAAACTTCAAACTATTTCACTTCCTGTTACCAGACATAGa ttttcgaAGAGTTTGTCGCGTACACCTTCGCCATTTAAGAAGACCGAGGACATCGTTGCAGTAGCCGCCAAAATTAAACAGACGAA aGAAGACACTAAAGATGAATCACCACTGAAAGTTGAAGATGTCAATTTTATTCCTGGAGAtacttttcctttaaaaaagGATGATAAGTTTTTGAAATCAACAAAATTAGTAATAGAAGATAAAAAATCTACTCAAAAACAGTTGGAACCACTATCTAAAAAACCTATAGAAGTGACTaaaaagacaaagagagaaaagcgTGATGATTCTACAGATAGCGAAGATAGTGATGGTGAAG gtaagaaaaaagcaagaaaaatagaaaaatcgaAGAAATCTAAAAAAACTTCTACCGATGAAGATAAATCTGATAAGAGCAAAGCTGGATCAAGTTCAGATTCTGAAGATGACAGAAAGCattcagataaaaataaaaaagttagagATACTAGTCGAAccg attCAATTGATGATCGTAATAAAGATAGGAAGGATAGTAGAAAACGTGAAGTTGTTGAAAACGATTCACGAAAACGTtcaagaaaagaaatagaagaagaattgaaaaaatcAAAGAGATCACGAAGGGACTCATCTTCTGGTGAAGAAGAGCAAAAATCTAAAAGAGGTAGAAATGAAGATGATCGATCAAGATCTCGGAAATCAAAGAAAGATTCTAGTTCTGACGAGGAAccaaaaaaagtgaaaaagagaagggaGACTTCATCGGACGATGAAAAATCTAGATCACGAAAGTCCAGAAAAGATTCGACAAGTGAAGATGAATCTAAAGCGAAGTCAAAAAAATCTAAACGCGATTCTAGCTCAGAAGAAGACGATCTTGgagataaagatttaaaaaagaaaagaaaagttgaTGATAGCTCGGACGATGAAAAAGTAAAgaagaaacgtaaaaaaaaggcGAAAACTAGTACTAGTGAATCGGAG gaaaGTGAAGttgaagagaagaagaaaaagaaagaaaaaaagcacaaGAAACACAAGAAACATAAGAAGCACAGGAAGCACAAGAAAAAGAAGGTCGCGGATTCAGACGAATCTGATGTAAGTGAAGGTAATACGGaagaattggaaaaaaaactTCGAGAAAAGGCATTAAAGTCTATGAAAAAAGGACATAGCATTGAACGAAGTGATTGA
- the Srrm1 gene encoding serine/arginine repetitive matrix protein 1 isoform X2, which yields MMYTGTTASQDTRFSDKEKKLLKQMKFGDSLTQKVDMSKVKLDVIKPWITTKITQILGMEDDVVVEFVYNQLEEKFPDPRKMQINLTGFLNGRNARSFMGELWDLLVSAQESVTGIPEAFLQQKKDQIKKRLEEQEKLQASLAEKEKEKEREKEKDDADSKIKKEEKDRGSSKERRRDRSRDRDRDRSKRSRSRDRHRDRDRSSRKRRSVSRSPSKNSKDNGKDMPEPKIEREDSPQPENAIPLMPVKTKPEAAVAISRLQAKLMSIADGKKKNNRTPSPESLEKSTRKSRSTSKSPTIRSKKSRTKSPSRDSKTRRSRSPASKSRRSRSKSRSRRSRSKSRRSKSRSQDRTKSKRSKSKSPRSRSQSRSKKSRSKSEDRSKSRKSRSDSSDSRSSKSRSKSPEKQKDNGDNRKRNNSTSSSSDSEEEKNAKDKNDFEIRKKKDGVQAKRSYRKTNKDDSGSDSDSSRDRKSAPKRRSPSPRKDRGRSKDRDRNRSRDRSQDRSRDRSRDRSRDRNRRRSLDRDRDRRRERERERERERERLDRYSGSRSMRPPSVRRPPNRRSPPRRSPARYRRRSPSPDDRRRRRSLDRRRRSSERRDRRRSPDRRGSRRSPDGRDRSSRYDRSSSRDRSSRRDRSRDRRDKDRRSRSKDRRSRSKDQRSSVDRSRDGKRSPDRSKGTKDKAKDRKVDEKTKRPPDTGSRKELRNGRSKSSSSESSESSSSSNEDELLRKSVERKASQEKREKEREHADDAKKKEKEKIAKEELKRPEKEVKKTEPVIAKKPETSVSPKKLQTISLPVTRHRFSKSLSRTPSPFKKTEDIVAVAAKIKQTKEDTKDESPLKVEDVNFIPGDTFPLKKDDKFLKSTKLVIEDKKSTQKQLEPLSKKPIEVTKKTKREKRDDSTDSEDSDGEGKKKARKIEKSKKSKKTSTDEDKSDKSKAGSSSDSEDDRKHSDKNKKVRDTSRTDSIDDRNKDRKDSRKREVVENDSRKRSRKEIEEELKKSKRSRRDSSSGEEEQKSKRGRNEDDRSRSRKSKKDSSSDEEPKKVKKRRETSSDDEKSRSRKSRKDSTSEDESKAKSKKSKRDSSSEEDDLGDKDLKKKRKVDDSSDDEKVKKKRKKKAKTSTSESEESEVEEKKKKKEKKHKKHKKHKKHRKHKKKKVADSDESDVSEVTPNFS from the exons ATGATGTACACA GGGACAACTGCTTCGCAGGACACCAGGTTCAGCGACAAAGAGAAGAAGCTTTTAAAGCAAATGAAATTTGGAGATTCATTGACACAAAAa GTGGATATGAGTAAAGTAAAACTTGATGTGATTAAGCCATGGATTACAACAAAGATCACACAGATTTTGGGAATGGAAGACGACGTGGTGGTAGAGTTTGTGTATAATCAGCTTGAGGAGAAG tttCCTGACCCCCGAAAAATGCAGATCAACCTGACAGGCTTCCTGAACGGTAGGAATGCCCGTTCTTTCATGGGTGAATTATGGGACCTTTTGGTCTCTGCTCAAGAAAGTGTTACGGGCATTCCCGAAGCATTcttacaacaaaaaaaagatcaaattaaaaaacgtttg GAAGAACAAGAAAAACTTCAAGCATCGCTggcagaaaaagagaaagaaaaggagcgtgaaaaggaaaaggatGACGCtgacagtaaaataaaaaaggaagaaaaagatagaggCTCATCAAAAGAACGTAGAAGAGATCGAAGTAGAGATCGTGATAGAGACAG gAGCAAAAGAAGCCGATCCCGTGATCGACACAGAGATCGTGATCGATCAAGTCGTAAAAGAAGATCTGTTTCAAGATCGCCCAGTAAAAATTCGAAGGATAACGGAAAAGATATGCCTGAACCTAAGATCGAACGAGAAGATTCGCCACAACCAGAAAATGCTATACCTTTGATGCCTGTTAAAACCAAACC AGAAGCTGCAGTAGCAATATCAAGATTGCAAGCCAAGTTGATGAGTATTGCTgatggaaaaaagaagaataatcGTACACCCTCGCCAGAATCGTTGGAGAAATCAACAAGGAAATCACGATCTACATCTAAATCACCGACAATTCGTTCGAAGAAATCTAGAACAAAGTCACCAAGTCGAGATTCTAAAACACGTCGATCACGATCGCCTGCTTCGAAATCGAGACGATCTCGTTCTAAATCGAGATCTAGGAGATCTCGATCTAAATCTAGAAGATCTAAGTCGCGCTCTCAGGATCGTACTAAATCCAAGCGGAGCAAATCTAAATCACCGAGATCACGCTCACAATCGCGATCTAAAAAATCTAGATCCAAGAGTGAAGACAGAAGTAAGTCAAGAAAATCGAGATCTGATTCAAGTGATTCGAGATCGTCCAAATCGCGTTCGAAATCTCCGGAGAAACAAAAAGACAATGGAGATAATAGAAAACGCAATAATAGTACGAGCAGTAGTTCTGATTccgaagaagagaaaaatgcGAAAGATAAAAACGACTTTGAGATACGAAAGAAGAAGGATGGTGTGCAGGCTAAGAGATCTTATAGGAAAACCAATAAAGACGATAGTGGTAGTGATAGCGACTCTAGTCGAGACAGAAAATCAGCTCCTAAACGAAGAAGTCCTTCGCCACGTAAGGACAGAGGTCGATCTAAAGATAGAGACAGAAACAGATCACGAGACAGATCGCAAGATAGATCACGAGATAGATCGCGTGATAGATCACGCGATAGAAACCGaag AAGATCATTGGACCGGGATCGCGATAGGAGGAGAGAACGGGAACGCgaaagggagagggagagagaaagattggACCGATACAGCGGTAGCCGCAGCATGCGACCACCTTCAGTGCGTAGACCACCTAATAGGCGCAG TCCCCCACGTAGAAGTCCGGCGAGATATCGTCGTAGATCACCGAGCCCTGACGATAGACGTCGTAGGAGATCGCTGGATCGTCGAAGGCGGTCGTCGGAAAGACGTGATAGGCGTCGTTCGCCAGATCGACGTGGAAGTCGGCGTTCACCAGATGGACGGGATCGATCGAGCAGGTACGATAGATCTTCCTCACGCGACAGATCAAGTAGACGAGATCGCTCCAGAGATCGGCGGGATAAAGATCGTAGATCTAGATCTAAAGATCGTAGATCGAGATCCAAGGATCAAAGGTCATCGGTGGATCGTTCGAGAGATGGAAAGCGATCTCCCGATCGTTCAAAGGGTACCAAGGATAAGGCAAAGGACAGGAAAGTGGATGAGAAAACTAAAAGACCACCTGATACAGGATCGCGAAAAGAATTGCGAAATGGCCGGTCTAAATCGAGTAGCTCGGAAAGTAGCGAGAGTAGTTCCTCTAGCAATGAGGATGAGTTACTTAG AAAATCAGTCGAGCGCAAAGCATCGCaggaaaaacgagaaaaggaACGTGAACATGCAGATGATGccaagaagaaagaaaaggagaaaattgCGAAAGAGGAACTTAAGCGACCGGAGAAGGAAGTTAAGAAGACAGAACCCGTCATTGCAAAAAAGCCTGAAACCAGCGTTTCTCCTAAGAAACTTCAAACTATTTCACTTCCTGTTACCAGACATAGa ttttcgaAGAGTTTGTCGCGTACACCTTCGCCATTTAAGAAGACCGAGGACATCGTTGCAGTAGCCGCCAAAATTAAACAGACGAA aGAAGACACTAAAGATGAATCACCACTGAAAGTTGAAGATGTCAATTTTATTCCTGGAGAtacttttcctttaaaaaagGATGATAAGTTTTTGAAATCAACAAAATTAGTAATAGAAGATAAAAAATCTACTCAAAAACAGTTGGAACCACTATCTAAAAAACCTATAGAAGTGACTaaaaagacaaagagagaaaagcgTGATGATTCTACAGATAGCGAAGATAGTGATGGTGAAG gtaagaaaaaagcaagaaaaatagaaaaatcgaAGAAATCTAAAAAAACTTCTACCGATGAAGATAAATCTGATAAGAGCAAAGCTGGATCAAGTTCAGATTCTGAAGATGACAGAAAGCattcagataaaaataaaaaagttagagATACTAGTCGAAccg attCAATTGATGATCGTAATAAAGATAGGAAGGATAGTAGAAAACGTGAAGTTGTTGAAAACGATTCACGAAAACGTtcaagaaaagaaatagaagaagaattgaaaaaatcAAAGAGATCACGAAGGGACTCATCTTCTGGTGAAGAAGAGCAAAAATCTAAAAGAGGTAGAAATGAAGATGATCGATCAAGATCTCGGAAATCAAAGAAAGATTCTAGTTCTGACGAGGAAccaaaaaaagtgaaaaagagaagggaGACTTCATCGGACGATGAAAAATCTAGATCACGAAAGTCCAGAAAAGATTCGACAAGTGAAGATGAATCTAAAGCGAAGTCAAAAAAATCTAAACGCGATTCTAGCTCAGAAGAAGACGATCTTGgagataaagatttaaaaaagaaaagaaaagttgaTGATAGCTCGGACGATGAAAAAGTAAAgaagaaacgtaaaaaaaaggcGAAAACTAGTACTAGTGAATCGGAG gaaaGTGAAGttgaagagaagaagaaaaagaaagaaaaaaagcacaaGAAACACAAGAAACATAAGAAGCACAGGAAGCACAAGAAAAAGAAGGTCGCGGATTCAGACGAATCTGATGTAAGTGAAG TGACTCCTAATTTCTCGTAG
- the Srrm1 gene encoding serine/arginine repetitive matrix protein 1 isoform X3, whose product MMYTGTTASQDTRFSDKEKKLLKQMKFGDSLTQKVDMSKVKLDVIKPWITTKITQILGMEDDVVVEFVYNQLEEKFPDPRKMQINLTGFLNGRNARSFMGELWDLLVSAQESVTGIPEAFLQQKKDQIKKRLEEQEKLQASLAEKEKEKEREKEKDDADSKIKKEEKDRGSSKERRRDRSRDRDRDRSKRSRSRDRHRDRDRSSRKRRSVSRSPSKNSKDNGKDMPEPKIEREDSPQPENAIPLMPVKTKPEAAVAISRLQAKLMSIADGKKKNNRTPSPESLEKSTRKSRSTSKSPTIRSKKSRTKSPSRDSKTRRSRSPASKSRRSRSKSRSRRSRSKSRRSKSRSQDRTKSKRSKSKSPRSRSQSRSKKSRSKSEDRSKSRKSRSDSSDSRSSKSRSKSPEKQKDNGDNRKRNNSTSSSSDSEEEKNAKDKNDFEIRKKKDGVQAKRSYRKTNKDDSGSDSDSSRDRKSAPKRRSPSPRKDRGRSKDRDRNRSRDRSQDRSRDRSRDRSRDRNRRRSLDRDRDRRRERERERERERERLDRYSGSRSMRPPSVRRPPNRRSPPRRSPARYRRRSPSPDDRRRRRSLDRRRRSSERRDRRRSPDRRGSRRSPDGRDRSSRYDRSSSRDRSSRRDRSRDRRDKDRRSRSKDRRSRSKDQRSSVDRSRDGKRSPDRSKGTKDKAKDRKVDEKTKRPPDTGSRKELRNGRSKSSSSESSESSSSSNEDELLRKSVERKASQEKREKEREHADDAKKKEKEKIAKEELKRPEKEVKKTEPVIAKKPETSVSPKKLQTISLPVTRHRFSKSLSRTPSPFKKTEDIVAVAAKIKQTKEDTKDESPLKVEDVNFIPGDTFPLKKDDKFLKSTKLVIEDKKSTQKQLEPLSKKPIEVTKKTKREKRDDSTDSEDSDGEGKKKARKIEKSKKSKKTSTDEDKSDKSKAGSSSDSEDDRKHSDKNKKVRDTSRTDSIDDRNKDRKDSRKREVVENDSRKRSRKEIEEELKKSKRSRRDSSSGEEEQKSKRGRNEDDRSRSRKSKKDSSSDEEPKKVKKRRETSSDDEKSRSRKSRKDSTSEDESKAKSKKSKRDSSSEEDDLGDKDLKKKRKVDDSSDDEKVKKKRKKKAKTSTSESEESEVEEKKKKKEKKHKKHKKHKKHRKHKKKKVADSDESD is encoded by the exons ATGATGTACACA GGGACAACTGCTTCGCAGGACACCAGGTTCAGCGACAAAGAGAAGAAGCTTTTAAAGCAAATGAAATTTGGAGATTCATTGACACAAAAa GTGGATATGAGTAAAGTAAAACTTGATGTGATTAAGCCATGGATTACAACAAAGATCACACAGATTTTGGGAATGGAAGACGACGTGGTGGTAGAGTTTGTGTATAATCAGCTTGAGGAGAAG tttCCTGACCCCCGAAAAATGCAGATCAACCTGACAGGCTTCCTGAACGGTAGGAATGCCCGTTCTTTCATGGGTGAATTATGGGACCTTTTGGTCTCTGCTCAAGAAAGTGTTACGGGCATTCCCGAAGCATTcttacaacaaaaaaaagatcaaattaaaaaacgtttg GAAGAACAAGAAAAACTTCAAGCATCGCTggcagaaaaagagaaagaaaaggagcgtgaaaaggaaaaggatGACGCtgacagtaaaataaaaaaggaagaaaaagatagaggCTCATCAAAAGAACGTAGAAGAGATCGAAGTAGAGATCGTGATAGAGACAG gAGCAAAAGAAGCCGATCCCGTGATCGACACAGAGATCGTGATCGATCAAGTCGTAAAAGAAGATCTGTTTCAAGATCGCCCAGTAAAAATTCGAAGGATAACGGAAAAGATATGCCTGAACCTAAGATCGAACGAGAAGATTCGCCACAACCAGAAAATGCTATACCTTTGATGCCTGTTAAAACCAAACC AGAAGCTGCAGTAGCAATATCAAGATTGCAAGCCAAGTTGATGAGTATTGCTgatggaaaaaagaagaataatcGTACACCCTCGCCAGAATCGTTGGAGAAATCAACAAGGAAATCACGATCTACATCTAAATCACCGACAATTCGTTCGAAGAAATCTAGAACAAAGTCACCAAGTCGAGATTCTAAAACACGTCGATCACGATCGCCTGCTTCGAAATCGAGACGATCTCGTTCTAAATCGAGATCTAGGAGATCTCGATCTAAATCTAGAAGATCTAAGTCGCGCTCTCAGGATCGTACTAAATCCAAGCGGAGCAAATCTAAATCACCGAGATCACGCTCACAATCGCGATCTAAAAAATCTAGATCCAAGAGTGAAGACAGAAGTAAGTCAAGAAAATCGAGATCTGATTCAAGTGATTCGAGATCGTCCAAATCGCGTTCGAAATCTCCGGAGAAACAAAAAGACAATGGAGATAATAGAAAACGCAATAATAGTACGAGCAGTAGTTCTGATTccgaagaagagaaaaatgcGAAAGATAAAAACGACTTTGAGATACGAAAGAAGAAGGATGGTGTGCAGGCTAAGAGATCTTATAGGAAAACCAATAAAGACGATAGTGGTAGTGATAGCGACTCTAGTCGAGACAGAAAATCAGCTCCTAAACGAAGAAGTCCTTCGCCACGTAAGGACAGAGGTCGATCTAAAGATAGAGACAGAAACAGATCACGAGACAGATCGCAAGATAGATCACGAGATAGATCGCGTGATAGATCACGCGATAGAAACCGaag AAGATCATTGGACCGGGATCGCGATAGGAGGAGAGAACGGGAACGCgaaagggagagggagagagaaagattggACCGATACAGCGGTAGCCGCAGCATGCGACCACCTTCAGTGCGTAGACCACCTAATAGGCGCAG TCCCCCACGTAGAAGTCCGGCGAGATATCGTCGTAGATCACCGAGCCCTGACGATAGACGTCGTAGGAGATCGCTGGATCGTCGAAGGCGGTCGTCGGAAAGACGTGATAGGCGTCGTTCGCCAGATCGACGTGGAAGTCGGCGTTCACCAGATGGACGGGATCGATCGAGCAGGTACGATAGATCTTCCTCACGCGACAGATCAAGTAGACGAGATCGCTCCAGAGATCGGCGGGATAAAGATCGTAGATCTAGATCTAAAGATCGTAGATCGAGATCCAAGGATCAAAGGTCATCGGTGGATCGTTCGAGAGATGGAAAGCGATCTCCCGATCGTTCAAAGGGTACCAAGGATAAGGCAAAGGACAGGAAAGTGGATGAGAAAACTAAAAGACCACCTGATACAGGATCGCGAAAAGAATTGCGAAATGGCCGGTCTAAATCGAGTAGCTCGGAAAGTAGCGAGAGTAGTTCCTCTAGCAATGAGGATGAGTTACTTAG AAAATCAGTCGAGCGCAAAGCATCGCaggaaaaacgagaaaaggaACGTGAACATGCAGATGATGccaagaagaaagaaaaggagaaaattgCGAAAGAGGAACTTAAGCGACCGGAGAAGGAAGTTAAGAAGACAGAACCCGTCATTGCAAAAAAGCCTGAAACCAGCGTTTCTCCTAAGAAACTTCAAACTATTTCACTTCCTGTTACCAGACATAGa ttttcgaAGAGTTTGTCGCGTACACCTTCGCCATTTAAGAAGACCGAGGACATCGTTGCAGTAGCCGCCAAAATTAAACAGACGAA aGAAGACACTAAAGATGAATCACCACTGAAAGTTGAAGATGTCAATTTTATTCCTGGAGAtacttttcctttaaaaaagGATGATAAGTTTTTGAAATCAACAAAATTAGTAATAGAAGATAAAAAATCTACTCAAAAACAGTTGGAACCACTATCTAAAAAACCTATAGAAGTGACTaaaaagacaaagagagaaaagcgTGATGATTCTACAGATAGCGAAGATAGTGATGGTGAAG gtaagaaaaaagcaagaaaaatagaaaaatcgaAGAAATCTAAAAAAACTTCTACCGATGAAGATAAATCTGATAAGAGCAAAGCTGGATCAAGTTCAGATTCTGAAGATGACAGAAAGCattcagataaaaataaaaaagttagagATACTAGTCGAAccg attCAATTGATGATCGTAATAAAGATAGGAAGGATAGTAGAAAACGTGAAGTTGTTGAAAACGATTCACGAAAACGTtcaagaaaagaaatagaagaagaattgaaaaaatcAAAGAGATCACGAAGGGACTCATCTTCTGGTGAAGAAGAGCAAAAATCTAAAAGAGGTAGAAATGAAGATGATCGATCAAGATCTCGGAAATCAAAGAAAGATTCTAGTTCTGACGAGGAAccaaaaaaagtgaaaaagagaagggaGACTTCATCGGACGATGAAAAATCTAGATCACGAAAGTCCAGAAAAGATTCGACAAGTGAAGATGAATCTAAAGCGAAGTCAAAAAAATCTAAACGCGATTCTAGCTCAGAAGAAGACGATCTTGgagataaagatttaaaaaagaaaagaaaagttgaTGATAGCTCGGACGATGAAAAAGTAAAgaagaaacgtaaaaaaaaggcGAAAACTAGTACTAGTGAATCGGAG gaaaGTGAAGttgaagagaagaagaaaaagaaagaaaaaaagcacaaGAAACACAAGAAACATAAGAAGCACAGGAAGCACAAGAAAAAGAAGGTCGCGGATTCAGACGAATCTGAT TGA